The region ATTCAGGTGAAACTCAAACAAtgcatttcaataaatcaaccaAATTGTAAAGAGCTGCAATGAAATCAGTTCAGCATTATTACAAACTTTCTATAACTCAATCTTATGGTCTGTATAAATCgtttatttttgatgattttgaaaatgaGGACAGCCGTTCAGAAACATTGGAACTGAAATCGCTTCGCACTAATAGAACGAaattttgatcgatcgaatcacCTCCATCCGTCTTTcatttaaagaattttcataaaaagatTATCAAACGTATCAAgttcaaagcaagtgatttggaaagaggaaagttagagcttctaCGACGCTACGAGTAAAGACGATTTTCTGATTAttttgaagtgaaaacaaTACCATACCCAAGAataatttgttgaattttgGTTTAAAGCTTTAAAAATCTTAATTTTCGCGTTTtgcaacaaacagcaaacaattattaaaaattaaaaatggtaAAAGTAGTGAGTTAGTAAGTAGTAATATTGAATATGCCCTAATAAAAAAGTTTTGTCATCTACTGTAGCATAATACAAAACGCAATGATTACGCTGCCTCAAGCTGATCGGGCCAATGATCCGTTCATTCATAAACACGTTTGCAGGAGCATCATTCAATCGTTATGAGTGTTGATAGAAACATGCAACAATGAAGCTACCAGCTAACCCGATCGTCCCGAGGTTAACTTTTGAACCACGTTGTTTCACTGCTTTGTCCCACGTTGCGTCTTATCGCGACCGGCAACCGTTCACACACAACGTGTCCTTCAGCTTCGCATAAACATAAACGCTCCTCGACAGCGCAACAATGTAGACAAGATGCACTTCCGGGCATCGATGGTCGCGAATGATTTGCTGATAAAAGACGATTCCAGTCACCAGACAAACTCAGTCCTGCCGTGGCCAGCCTGACTGACAAACGAAACTACACCGGAGCTCGTGATCATGGGGTGGAAACGGTGGATCAATCCCCGGTGGTTAGTGCCAGTGATTACGTTCGCATTGATCATTATATTCCCCAGTCCAGGATCCGGATCATCGGGTACGACGAAACGCGCCTTGAAGAAGTTGATTCTGCTGGACAAAAATCCCGTTCTACCAGATCGTGTGCGGTTGCTGGCGGAATGTAGTGGAACGAATTGTACACGTACCTGCCCGGAGAACTATGCGATCGACAGTGAGCAGCGGTACTGTCGCCGGAAACGCCAGGACATTTGTCCTCCCGGGTATATCCAAcggtccggtgctggtggtggagccgGTTGCATCGTGCAGGACATCGAATGTCCCCCAGGGAGTACCCGGGAGGGTGAGCGGTGTGTTGTTCGCAGTTTTTCCTGCCCCGTTGGTTACGCGCAGCGTGGCAGTAGTTGCGTACGGGACAATATCTGCCAGCCTGGTTACCGGTGGGAGAATGGTCTCTGTTTTCCTCCGGGGGCGCGCGTCTTCTGTCCACCCGGTTACACCCAACAGGGCCGCCACGGTCCCTGTGCACCGATCGTATGTTCCGATTGCTGTGATtgccaggaggaggaagcgatgGCCACTGTCTGCCCTACGGGGTACACACACCAGTGGGGCCGCTGTGTCCGCTTACTGCAGGCTTCACCGGAGTTACGGATCGAATCCGTCACGTACAAGCTACCGATCGAGTGTCGAAGTGCCGAAGCGACGTACAGCGATGGCCGGTGTGAATCGTGGACACTCGTTGGAAGGCCGGTCTGCAGCGAGGGTCACTCGTACAATGGATCCTGCGTTGAGGTGGCCAAATGTCAGCGCGGAACGCTCAACAACGTTTGTTCCTGCGAGCACGAACAGCACATTCCACCATCCTGCACCAACGGTGGTAAGCTGCACGAATCCGGGTCCTGTGTCATCTCGCAGGTAAACTGTCGGCCACCGTTCCGGCTCCACAATGGTGTCTGCGTGCGTGAGGTCACGATTGGATCACTCTGCCCAGCGGACACCGGTGTTCCGCCGGTTTCGGGTGGTTTCTGTAGCGTCGATGAACCACGGTGTCCCCGTGGCTACGCCCTGGACAAGCACACTGGTCTCTGTCGGAAGGCATCCACTTGTACTCGAGACTGTGGCAGTcggtatcagcagcaggaccagcagTGGTGTGGCATCCCGGCCAGTTGTCCCGAGGGTTACGCACTCAACGAGCACGGTTATTGTGTCAAGGAATCGATCCACAAACCGTACAACTGTCCGGAGGGCACGATCGAACGGAATGATGAATGTTTGAGCGTTCAGCCACTCTGTCGATCACCTTTGCAGTACCACGCGAACGTTGATCAGTGTGTGAGGTGCGATGAACGATCGGCTTACTGTCCACGGGGCAATCTTACCACCGGTGGTCTGTGCATCTGGAGTGAATCTGCCTGCCCCGAGGGATACAGCTGGAAGGACAGCATGTGTGTCGCACAGGACGCTGCGTTAACGGTGCGGTGCAAGCAGGGATACGCACACGATCGTCTCTGTATCCATGGGGAGCTCAATTGTCCGGACGAGTACGAACTACTGGACGAAAGTTGCGTCGTGAAGAATGAAATCCACTGTCCCGAAGGGTCCTATCCGATCGAGGGACTGTGTGTGGTCGAACGTGAATGCCCGGATCAGTACCACGCCGGATCGGAAGGCTGTGTGCGAGAAGTTCGACGACCGATCAACGTCAGCCAGCCCAATTGTCCACCCGGGTTTAGCTTCGGTGCAGAAGGTGAAGGTTGTCTTCGACGCACCGTGATCGATGCCACCATCAAGCGACAGCACCGGAAGGAGTGTCCCGAGGGTTACGAACGACGAATGACTGAtggttggtgtgtgcgtgccatCACCAGCTTTCCCATCTGTCCACCACAAACCATCTACACGGATCGGAACGATCGCTGCTATTGCGAGGTCGATCTCGGGTGTCCAACGGGATACGAACGAACCGGAGCGGATTGCACGTATCGTGGCGTTGGTTTCACCGGATATCTACACTTCTTGATTCCGTGCTACGGTGCGCTGTGTGGTGCCCAGCACTGCCTTAGCCACTGCTCGAGTCCACCGTGTCCGATCGAACCTTGTAGTGGCGCCAATCATGCGCCCGTTCGAACGCCCGGATCTTGGGCAAACGGTTGCCTCGGATCCGGTACTGGAGGAGAGAACTGTCCACCGCAGGAAGTGCTCGGATTAGTTTGTCCTCCTGGCTACGAACGTGTCAACAGTACGTGCGTCACGTACTACGATAAAGTGTGTCCGGTTGGATACAATTTGACCACCAACGGCGAATGCCAACGAGAGATACTGCTGGAACCATCCTGTCCACCGGGTTATTCACACTCCAGCGAACCCGCTTCCGGTCACTGTGAACATGCGAGCTGCCCAGAAGGCTACAAACTGACCGGAATTGGAAAGACCTGCGAGAAGCGAGAACTTCGTTCACCGAAACCATGTCCACCCGGGCACGATTACTACCGAGGAGTGTGCTACCGACGATCGCATTGCCGCAATGGAACCGTCGATGGTGCGTTCTGTGTGGAACGGGCTTTTGCCAATCCTATCTG is a window of Anopheles aquasalis chromosome 2, idAnoAquaMG_Q_19, whole genome shotgun sequence DNA encoding:
- the LOC126571784 gene encoding zonadhesin-like encodes the protein MGWKRWINPRWLVPVITFALIIIFPSPGSGSSGTTKRALKKLILLDKNPVLPDRVRLLAECSGTNCTRTCPENYAIDSEQRYCRRKRQDICPPGYIQRSGAGGGAGCIVQDIECPPGSTREGERCVVRSFSCPVGYAQRGSSCVRDNICQPGYRWENGLCFPPGARVFCPPGYTQQGRHGPCAPIVCSDCCDCQEEEAMATVCPTGYTHQWGRCVRLLQASPELRIESVTYKLPIECRSAEATYSDGRCESWTLVGRPVCSEGHSYNGSCVEVAKCQRGTLNNVCSCEHEQHIPPSCTNGGKLHESGSCVISQVNCRPPFRLHNGVCVREVTIGSLCPADTGVPPVSGGFCSVDEPRCPRGYALDKHTGLCRKASTCTRDCGSRYQQQDQQWCGIPASCPEGYALNEHGYCVKESIHKPYNCPEGTIERNDECLSVQPLCRSPLQYHANVDQCVRCDERSAYCPRGNLTTGGLCIWSESACPEGYSWKDSMCVAQDAALTVRCKQGYAHDRLCIHGELNCPDEYELLDESCVVKNEIHCPEGSYPIEGLCVVERECPDQYHAGSEGCVREVRRPINVSQPNCPPGFSFGAEGEGCLRRTVIDATIKRQHRKECPEGYERRMTDGWCVRAITSFPICPPQTIYTDRNDRCYCEVDLGCPTGYERTGADCTYRGVGFTGYLHFLIPCYGALCGAQHCLSHCSSPPCPIEPCSGANHAPVRTPGSWANGCLGSGTGGENCPPQEVLGLVCPPGYERVNSTCVTYYDKVCPVGYNLTTNGECQREILLEPSCPPGYSHSSEPASGHCEHASCPEGYKLTGIGKTCEKRELRSPKPCPPGHDYYRGVCYRRSHCRNGTVDGAFCVERAFANPICPQGFVLRENDCATEGTCPSGSTYIDGSCLRLAQPASCPEGTYRWGRLCVYPEAPECDRLPHVQTSCSSEVDQHGRCWHRVAPSCPQGYRLRDGRCVVCQTEQPNCQAPMAIRGENCVAERIVCPEGHFLRGNVCILLHIALPRCPSGEFGLCRGFCIAPHTPDCEAAIEYTLPTCNRGLLYQGRCVEHARCDPESTLIDNECRLRTFTDTSCHGKGTKIGEQCVGGLPQCPASYALTNGRCYSCAIENAQCSSGGGGGTLCKDSFCHLEEARCSASGSFFFDGYGCRELTTTEATCPPGTSPDRHDRHFCQLQSEKASYICPPEYYYQQGVCLKKLYSQPSCPPGDYKLRHGVCLRRSCTRMSSGVTCASGTDTTAISCAQCMNSTIGGARGKTATSLTNTNNALDLCCAVFSPRICQLGNRCYHERETVCGSFCLTEDDRIYLTVPDITWIGGQLYMAPRKMDGDEDGDEGDEDTEGSTPEPESSSAYVRDCIQCRLRLGRCPKVCDTYDCQTEGDGECNFKDARKFCWQHDSVNLCKRFKREY